In the genome of Pseudorca crassidens isolate mPseCra1 chromosome 12, mPseCra1.hap1, whole genome shotgun sequence, one region contains:
- the TBX1 gene encoding T-box transcription factor TBX1 isoform X5 — MRTVPQPPAQSSPARASAGPGSPQKPAFCSPLRPAEARAGVAGLSRRAGICFLPTARKELPVRGSCRTSRRMFPTFQVKLFGMDPMADYMLLMDFVPVDDKRYRYAFHSSSWLVAGKADPATPGRVHYHPDSPAKGAQWMKQIVSFDKLKLTNNLLDDNGHIILNSMHRYQPRFHVVYVDPRKDSEKYAEENFKTFVFEETRFTAVTAYQNHRITQLKIASNPFAKGFRDCDPEDWPRNHRPSALPLMSAFARSRNPVASPTQPNGAEKDAAEARREFERDAGGPAVLGDPAHPPQLLARVLSPALPGSGVPLPGAPGGRPSPPHPELRLEAPGASEPLHHHPYKYPATAYDHYLGAKSRPAPYPLPGLRGHGFHAHAHPHAHPHHHPAVSPAAAAAAAAAAAAASMYSSAGAAPPGSYDYCPR; from the exons atGAGGACTGTGCCCCAGCCTCCGGCCCAGTCCAGCCCAGCAAGGGCCTCGGCGGGGCCAGGCTCGCCCCAGAAGCCAGCATTCTGCAGCCCTCTCCGGCCTGCCGAGGCGAGGGCAGGCGTGGCAGGCTTGTCCAGGAGGGCTGGCATCTGTTTTCTGCCCACCGCCCGCAAGGAGTTGCCTGTGAGGGGAAGCTGCAGGACCAGCAG GCGCATGTTCCCCACCTTCCAAGTGAAGCTCTTCGGCATGGACCCCATGGCCGACTACATGCTCCTCATGGACTTTGTGCCCGTGGACGACAAGCGCTACCG GTACGCCTTCCACAGCTCATCCTGGCTGGTGGCCGGGAAGGCAGACCCCGCCACGCCCGGCCGCGTACACTACCACCCCGACTCACCGGCCAAGGGGGCACAGTGGATGAAGCAAATCGTCTCCTTCGACAAGCTCAAGCTGACTAACAACCTGCTGGACGACAATGGCCAT ATTATTCTCAACTCCATGCACAGATACCAGCCACGCTTCCACGTGGTCTATGTGGACCCGCGCAAAGACAGCGAGAAATACGCCGAGGAGAACTTCAAAACCTTTGTGTTTGAGGAGACACGCTTCACTGCGGTCACTGCCTACCAGAACCACCGG ATTACCCAGCTCAAGATCGCCAGTAACCCTTTCGCCAAAGGTTTTCGAGACTGCGACCCCGAGGACTG GCCCCGAAACCATCGGCCCAGCGCACTGCCGCTCATGAGCGCCTTTGCGCGCTCGCGGAACCCCGTGGCCTCACCCACACAGCCCAACGGCGCTGAGAAAG ACGCGGCCGAGGCCCGGCGAGAATTCGAGCGCGACGCGGGCGGCCCGGCCGTGCTCGGGGACCCGGCGCACCCGCCGCAGCTGCTGGCGCGGGTGCTGAGCCCCGCGCTGCCCGGGTCCGGCGTCCCGCTGCCCGGCGCGCCTGGAGGCCGGCCCAGCCCCCCGCACCCCGAGCTGCGCCTGGAGGCACCCGGCGCGTCGGAGCCGCTGCACCACCACCCCTACAAGTACCCGGCCACCGCCTACGACCACTATCTCGGGGCCAAGAGCCGGCCAGCGCCCTACCCGCTGCCGGGCCTGCGCGGCCACGGGTTCCACGCGCACGCGCACCCGCACGCGCACCCGCACCACCACCCCGCCGTGAGccccgcagccgccgccgccgccgccgctgctgcgGCTGCCGCCAGCATGTACTCATCGGCCGGGGCCGCGCCGCCCGGCTCTTACGACTACTGCCCCAGATAA
- the TBX1 gene encoding T-box transcription factor TBX1 isoform X2, with amino-acid sequence MHFSTVTRDMEAFTASSLSGLGAAGGFPGAASPGADPYGPREPPPPRYEPCAAAAPGAPGPPHAYPFAPAAGAATSAAAEPEGPGASCAAAAKAPVKKNAKVASVSVQLEMKALWDEFNQLGTEMIVTKAGRRMFPTFQVKLFGMDPMADYMLLMDFVPVDDKRYRYAFHSSSWLVAGKADPATPGRVHYHPDSPAKGAQWMKQIVSFDKLKLTNNLLDDNGHIILNSMHRYQPRFHVVYVDPRKDSEKYAEENFKTFVFEETRFTAVTAYQNHRITQLKIASNPFAKGFRDCDPEDWPRNHRPSALPLMSAFARSRNPVASPTQPNGAEKDAAEARREFERDAGGPAVLGDPAHPPQLLARVLSPALPGSGVPLPGAPGGRPSPPHPELRLEAPGASEPLHHHPYKYPATAYDHYLGAKSRPAPYPLPGLRGHGFHAHAHPHAHPHHHPAVSPAAAAAAAAAAAAASMYSSAGAAPPGSYDYCPR; translated from the exons ATGCACTTCAGCACCGTCACCAGGGACATGGAAG CCTTCACGGCCAGCAGCCTGAGCGGCCTGGGGGCGGCGGGGGGCTTCCCGGGCGCCGCGTCGCCGGGCGCCGACCCGTACGGCCCGCGCGAGCCCCCGCCGCCGCGCTACGAGCCgtgcgccgccgccgcccccggcgCCCCGGGCCCGCCGCACGCCTACCCGTTCGCGCCGGCCGCCGGGGCCGCCACCAGCGCCGCTGCCGAGCCTGAGGGCCCCGGGGCCAGCTGCGCGGCCGCCGCCAAGGCGCCGGTGAAGAAGAACGCGAAGGTGGCCAGCGTGAGCGTGCAGCTGGAGATGAAGGCACTGTGGGACGAGTTCAACCAGCTGGGCACCGAGATGATCGTCACCAAGGCCGGCAG GCGCATGTTCCCCACCTTCCAAGTGAAGCTCTTCGGCATGGACCCCATGGCCGACTACATGCTCCTCATGGACTTTGTGCCCGTGGACGACAAGCGCTACCG GTACGCCTTCCACAGCTCATCCTGGCTGGTGGCCGGGAAGGCAGACCCCGCCACGCCCGGCCGCGTACACTACCACCCCGACTCACCGGCCAAGGGGGCACAGTGGATGAAGCAAATCGTCTCCTTCGACAAGCTCAAGCTGACTAACAACCTGCTGGACGACAATGGCCAT ATTATTCTCAACTCCATGCACAGATACCAGCCACGCTTCCACGTGGTCTATGTGGACCCGCGCAAAGACAGCGAGAAATACGCCGAGGAGAACTTCAAAACCTTTGTGTTTGAGGAGACACGCTTCACTGCGGTCACTGCCTACCAGAACCACCGG ATTACCCAGCTCAAGATCGCCAGTAACCCTTTCGCCAAAGGTTTTCGAGACTGCGACCCCGAGGACTG GCCCCGAAACCATCGGCCCAGCGCACTGCCGCTCATGAGCGCCTTTGCGCGCTCGCGGAACCCCGTGGCCTCACCCACACAGCCCAACGGCGCTGAGAAAG ACGCGGCCGAGGCCCGGCGAGAATTCGAGCGCGACGCGGGCGGCCCGGCCGTGCTCGGGGACCCGGCGCACCCGCCGCAGCTGCTGGCGCGGGTGCTGAGCCCCGCGCTGCCCGGGTCCGGCGTCCCGCTGCCCGGCGCGCCTGGAGGCCGGCCCAGCCCCCCGCACCCCGAGCTGCGCCTGGAGGCACCCGGCGCGTCGGAGCCGCTGCACCACCACCCCTACAAGTACCCGGCCACCGCCTACGACCACTATCTCGGGGCCAAGAGCCGGCCAGCGCCCTACCCGCTGCCGGGCCTGCGCGGCCACGGGTTCCACGCGCACGCGCACCCGCACGCGCACCCGCACCACCACCCCGCCGTGAGccccgcagccgccgccgccgccgccgctgctgcgGCTGCCGCCAGCATGTACTCATCGGCCGGGGCCGCGCCGCCCGGCTCTTACGACTACTGCCCCAGATAA
- the TBX1 gene encoding T-box transcription factor TBX1 isoform X1: protein MISAVSSPWLTQLSHFCDVAAFTASSLSGLGAAGGFPGAASPGADPYGPREPPPPRYEPCAAAAPGAPGPPHAYPFAPAAGAATSAAAEPEGPGASCAAAAKAPVKKNAKVASVSVQLEMKALWDEFNQLGTEMIVTKAGRRMFPTFQVKLFGMDPMADYMLLMDFVPVDDKRYRYAFHSSSWLVAGKADPATPGRVHYHPDSPAKGAQWMKQIVSFDKLKLTNNLLDDNGHIILNSMHRYQPRFHVVYVDPRKDSEKYAEENFKTFVFEETRFTAVTAYQNHRITQLKIASNPFAKGFRDCDPEDWPRNHRPSALPLMSAFARSRNPVASPTQPNGAEKDAAEARREFERDAGGPAVLGDPAHPPQLLARVLSPALPGSGVPLPGAPGGRPSPPHPELRLEAPGASEPLHHHPYKYPATAYDHYLGAKSRPAPYPLPGLRGHGFHAHAHPHAHPHHHPAVSPAAAAAAAAAAAAASMYSSAGAAPPGSYDYCPR from the exons ATGATCTCCGCGGTGTCCAGCCCGTGGCTCACGCAGCTCTCGCACTTTTGCGACGTTGCAGCCTTCACGGCCAGCAGCCTGAGCGGCCTGGGGGCGGCGGGGGGCTTCCCGGGCGCCGCGTCGCCGGGCGCCGACCCGTACGGCCCGCGCGAGCCCCCGCCGCCGCGCTACGAGCCgtgcgccgccgccgcccccggcgCCCCGGGCCCGCCGCACGCCTACCCGTTCGCGCCGGCCGCCGGGGCCGCCACCAGCGCCGCTGCCGAGCCTGAGGGCCCCGGGGCCAGCTGCGCGGCCGCCGCCAAGGCGCCGGTGAAGAAGAACGCGAAGGTGGCCAGCGTGAGCGTGCAGCTGGAGATGAAGGCACTGTGGGACGAGTTCAACCAGCTGGGCACCGAGATGATCGTCACCAAGGCCGGCAG GCGCATGTTCCCCACCTTCCAAGTGAAGCTCTTCGGCATGGACCCCATGGCCGACTACATGCTCCTCATGGACTTTGTGCCCGTGGACGACAAGCGCTACCG GTACGCCTTCCACAGCTCATCCTGGCTGGTGGCCGGGAAGGCAGACCCCGCCACGCCCGGCCGCGTACACTACCACCCCGACTCACCGGCCAAGGGGGCACAGTGGATGAAGCAAATCGTCTCCTTCGACAAGCTCAAGCTGACTAACAACCTGCTGGACGACAATGGCCAT ATTATTCTCAACTCCATGCACAGATACCAGCCACGCTTCCACGTGGTCTATGTGGACCCGCGCAAAGACAGCGAGAAATACGCCGAGGAGAACTTCAAAACCTTTGTGTTTGAGGAGACACGCTTCACTGCGGTCACTGCCTACCAGAACCACCGG ATTACCCAGCTCAAGATCGCCAGTAACCCTTTCGCCAAAGGTTTTCGAGACTGCGACCCCGAGGACTG GCCCCGAAACCATCGGCCCAGCGCACTGCCGCTCATGAGCGCCTTTGCGCGCTCGCGGAACCCCGTGGCCTCACCCACACAGCCCAACGGCGCTGAGAAAG ACGCGGCCGAGGCCCGGCGAGAATTCGAGCGCGACGCGGGCGGCCCGGCCGTGCTCGGGGACCCGGCGCACCCGCCGCAGCTGCTGGCGCGGGTGCTGAGCCCCGCGCTGCCCGGGTCCGGCGTCCCGCTGCCCGGCGCGCCTGGAGGCCGGCCCAGCCCCCCGCACCCCGAGCTGCGCCTGGAGGCACCCGGCGCGTCGGAGCCGCTGCACCACCACCCCTACAAGTACCCGGCCACCGCCTACGACCACTATCTCGGGGCCAAGAGCCGGCCAGCGCCCTACCCGCTGCCGGGCCTGCGCGGCCACGGGTTCCACGCGCACGCGCACCCGCACGCGCACCCGCACCACCACCCCGCCGTGAGccccgcagccgccgccgccgccgccgctgctgcgGCTGCCGCCAGCATGTACTCATCGGCCGGGGCCGCGCCGCCCGGCTCTTACGACTACTGCCCCAGATAA
- the TBX1 gene encoding T-box transcription factor TBX1 isoform X3: protein MRRGDLNEEDKAFTASSLSGLGAAGGFPGAASPGADPYGPREPPPPRYEPCAAAAPGAPGPPHAYPFAPAAGAATSAAAEPEGPGASCAAAAKAPVKKNAKVASVSVQLEMKALWDEFNQLGTEMIVTKAGRRMFPTFQVKLFGMDPMADYMLLMDFVPVDDKRYRYAFHSSSWLVAGKADPATPGRVHYHPDSPAKGAQWMKQIVSFDKLKLTNNLLDDNGHIILNSMHRYQPRFHVVYVDPRKDSEKYAEENFKTFVFEETRFTAVTAYQNHRITQLKIASNPFAKGFRDCDPEDWPRNHRPSALPLMSAFARSRNPVASPTQPNGAEKDAAEARREFERDAGGPAVLGDPAHPPQLLARVLSPALPGSGVPLPGAPGGRPSPPHPELRLEAPGASEPLHHHPYKYPATAYDHYLGAKSRPAPYPLPGLRGHGFHAHAHPHAHPHHHPAVSPAAAAAAAAAAAAASMYSSAGAAPPGSYDYCPR, encoded by the exons atgCGGAGGGGAGACTTGAACGAGGAAGACAAAG CCTTCACGGCCAGCAGCCTGAGCGGCCTGGGGGCGGCGGGGGGCTTCCCGGGCGCCGCGTCGCCGGGCGCCGACCCGTACGGCCCGCGCGAGCCCCCGCCGCCGCGCTACGAGCCgtgcgccgccgccgcccccggcgCCCCGGGCCCGCCGCACGCCTACCCGTTCGCGCCGGCCGCCGGGGCCGCCACCAGCGCCGCTGCCGAGCCTGAGGGCCCCGGGGCCAGCTGCGCGGCCGCCGCCAAGGCGCCGGTGAAGAAGAACGCGAAGGTGGCCAGCGTGAGCGTGCAGCTGGAGATGAAGGCACTGTGGGACGAGTTCAACCAGCTGGGCACCGAGATGATCGTCACCAAGGCCGGCAG GCGCATGTTCCCCACCTTCCAAGTGAAGCTCTTCGGCATGGACCCCATGGCCGACTACATGCTCCTCATGGACTTTGTGCCCGTGGACGACAAGCGCTACCG GTACGCCTTCCACAGCTCATCCTGGCTGGTGGCCGGGAAGGCAGACCCCGCCACGCCCGGCCGCGTACACTACCACCCCGACTCACCGGCCAAGGGGGCACAGTGGATGAAGCAAATCGTCTCCTTCGACAAGCTCAAGCTGACTAACAACCTGCTGGACGACAATGGCCAT ATTATTCTCAACTCCATGCACAGATACCAGCCACGCTTCCACGTGGTCTATGTGGACCCGCGCAAAGACAGCGAGAAATACGCCGAGGAGAACTTCAAAACCTTTGTGTTTGAGGAGACACGCTTCACTGCGGTCACTGCCTACCAGAACCACCGG ATTACCCAGCTCAAGATCGCCAGTAACCCTTTCGCCAAAGGTTTTCGAGACTGCGACCCCGAGGACTG GCCCCGAAACCATCGGCCCAGCGCACTGCCGCTCATGAGCGCCTTTGCGCGCTCGCGGAACCCCGTGGCCTCACCCACACAGCCCAACGGCGCTGAGAAAG ACGCGGCCGAGGCCCGGCGAGAATTCGAGCGCGACGCGGGCGGCCCGGCCGTGCTCGGGGACCCGGCGCACCCGCCGCAGCTGCTGGCGCGGGTGCTGAGCCCCGCGCTGCCCGGGTCCGGCGTCCCGCTGCCCGGCGCGCCTGGAGGCCGGCCCAGCCCCCCGCACCCCGAGCTGCGCCTGGAGGCACCCGGCGCGTCGGAGCCGCTGCACCACCACCCCTACAAGTACCCGGCCACCGCCTACGACCACTATCTCGGGGCCAAGAGCCGGCCAGCGCCCTACCCGCTGCCGGGCCTGCGCGGCCACGGGTTCCACGCGCACGCGCACCCGCACGCGCACCCGCACCACCACCCCGCCGTGAGccccgcagccgccgccgccgccgccgctgctgcgGCTGCCGCCAGCATGTACTCATCGGCCGGGGCCGCGCCGCCCGGCTCTTACGACTACTGCCCCAGATAA
- the TBX1 gene encoding T-box transcription factor TBX1 isoform X4 → MISAVSSPWLTQLSHFCDVAAFTASSLSGLGAAGGFPGAASPGADPYGPREPPPPRYEPCAAAAPGAPGPPHAYPFAPAAGAATSAAAEPEGPGASCAAAAKAPVKKNAKVASVSVQLEMKALWDEFNQLGTEMIVTKAGRRMFPTFQVKLFGMDPMADYMLLMDFVPVDDKRYRYQPRFHVVYVDPRKDSEKYAEENFKTFVFEETRFTAVTAYQNHRITQLKIASNPFAKGFRDCDPEDWPRNHRPSALPLMSAFARSRNPVASPTQPNGAEKDAAEARREFERDAGGPAVLGDPAHPPQLLARVLSPALPGSGVPLPGAPGGRPSPPHPELRLEAPGASEPLHHHPYKYPATAYDHYLGAKSRPAPYPLPGLRGHGFHAHAHPHAHPHHHPAVSPAAAAAAAAAAAAASMYSSAGAAPPGSYDYCPR, encoded by the exons ATGATCTCCGCGGTGTCCAGCCCGTGGCTCACGCAGCTCTCGCACTTTTGCGACGTTGCAGCCTTCACGGCCAGCAGCCTGAGCGGCCTGGGGGCGGCGGGGGGCTTCCCGGGCGCCGCGTCGCCGGGCGCCGACCCGTACGGCCCGCGCGAGCCCCCGCCGCCGCGCTACGAGCCgtgcgccgccgccgcccccggcgCCCCGGGCCCGCCGCACGCCTACCCGTTCGCGCCGGCCGCCGGGGCCGCCACCAGCGCCGCTGCCGAGCCTGAGGGCCCCGGGGCCAGCTGCGCGGCCGCCGCCAAGGCGCCGGTGAAGAAGAACGCGAAGGTGGCCAGCGTGAGCGTGCAGCTGGAGATGAAGGCACTGTGGGACGAGTTCAACCAGCTGGGCACCGAGATGATCGTCACCAAGGCCGGCAG GCGCATGTTCCCCACCTTCCAAGTGAAGCTCTTCGGCATGGACCCCATGGCCGACTACATGCTCCTCATGGACTTTGTGCCCGTGGACGACAAGCGCTACCG ATACCAGCCACGCTTCCACGTGGTCTATGTGGACCCGCGCAAAGACAGCGAGAAATACGCCGAGGAGAACTTCAAAACCTTTGTGTTTGAGGAGACACGCTTCACTGCGGTCACTGCCTACCAGAACCACCGG ATTACCCAGCTCAAGATCGCCAGTAACCCTTTCGCCAAAGGTTTTCGAGACTGCGACCCCGAGGACTG GCCCCGAAACCATCGGCCCAGCGCACTGCCGCTCATGAGCGCCTTTGCGCGCTCGCGGAACCCCGTGGCCTCACCCACACAGCCCAACGGCGCTGAGAAAG ACGCGGCCGAGGCCCGGCGAGAATTCGAGCGCGACGCGGGCGGCCCGGCCGTGCTCGGGGACCCGGCGCACCCGCCGCAGCTGCTGGCGCGGGTGCTGAGCCCCGCGCTGCCCGGGTCCGGCGTCCCGCTGCCCGGCGCGCCTGGAGGCCGGCCCAGCCCCCCGCACCCCGAGCTGCGCCTGGAGGCACCCGGCGCGTCGGAGCCGCTGCACCACCACCCCTACAAGTACCCGGCCACCGCCTACGACCACTATCTCGGGGCCAAGAGCCGGCCAGCGCCCTACCCGCTGCCGGGCCTGCGCGGCCACGGGTTCCACGCGCACGCGCACCCGCACGCGCACCCGCACCACCACCCCGCCGTGAGccccgcagccgccgccgccgccgccgctgctgcgGCTGCCGCCAGCATGTACTCATCGGCCGGGGCCGCGCCGCCCGGCTCTTACGACTACTGCCCCAGATAA